The Pristiophorus japonicus isolate sPriJap1 chromosome 31, sPriJap1.hap1, whole genome shotgun sequence genome has a segment encoding these proteins:
- the LOC139240356 gene encoding probable G-protein coupled receptor 139, whose product MGQLMMLQIKAIYFPILAVIGVPANLVTIVILSRRNCGLSKCISVYMIAMASVDLLVIIVNVMLHHIFSNRFPFSFLSHTPVCKLILYMTAVNLDLSVWFTVSFTFDRFVVICCQKFKTKYCTKRTAAMVITAFTVLIFLKNIPVLLAFEPHQTINKVHWGCVTSVAFVSSPPGAAYIWFHSAWGIWYPFTLIALLNCLTGRRILVASRSRRGLRGHRSEKQSDSEMENRKKSIILLFAISGSFTLLWLTAAVSLVTTRLAGINYYRGDRTDPGYIATETGLMLKFLSCIQNPCIYAATQRKFREELKTVVKSPWTFILSKTHGEIGRRFVHSGPSAFEPEGKRSVGEAPALHLKRSEDQEMASDIAELTGIARLCEFEGHLEHKLKDFFVLGIVHESILRKLLTVETPTLSKAIVIAQPFIATCGRTKRISQHTSAATSTVNKVMLFSNPRLLFPGNVFLQLRAVKTLEKAF is encoded by the exons ATGGGCCAACTAATGATGCTACAGATAAAAGCGATTTATTTCCCGATTCTCGCAGTCATCGGTGTACCAG CGAACTTGGTGACAATTGTCATTTTATCCCGAAGGAACTGTGGCCTTTCCAagtgtatctctgtctacatgATCGCCATGGCATCcgtggatctactggtcattatcgtCAATGTAATGCTGCACCATATTTTCAGTAATCGCTTTCCATTTTCATTCCTGTCCCACACTCCCGTGTGTAAGCTCATTTTATACATGACTGCTGTCAACCTTGATTTGTCTGTTTGGTTCACTGTTTccttcacatttgaccgatttgtggttatctgctgccagaagtttaaaacaaagtattgcaCCAAGAGAACTGCGGCCATGGTTATAACAGCTTTCACAGTCCTCATCTTTTTAAAGAACATCCCTGTTTTGCTTGCATTTGAACCTCATCAAACAATTAACAAGGTACATTGGGGCTGCGTGACAAGTGTAGCATTTGTTTCCTCTCCTCCAGGTGCGGCATACATCTGGTTTCACAGCGCCTGGGGCATTTGGTATCCCTTTACTTTAATTGCCTTGTTAAATTGTTTGACAGgcagacgtattttagtggccagtagaTCCCGCAGGGGACTCAGGGGCCACAGGAGTGAAAAGCAGAGCGAttcagagatggagaaccgaaagAAATCCATAATTTTACTCTTCGCTATATCGGGCAGTTTTACATTGTTGTGGCTGACTGCTGCTGTGAGTTTGGTGACTACCAGGTTGGCAGGCATTAACTATTACCGAGGTGACCGCACAGACCCTGGATATATCGCCACTGAAACAGGACTAATGTTAAAGTTTTTGAGTTGCATTCAAAACCCGTGTATTTATGCAGcgacccagaggaaattcagagaagagctGAAGACAGTGGTGAAATCTCCCTGGACATTCATTCTGAG caaaacccatggagaaattggacgacgatttgtgcacagtgGGCCGAGCgcatttgaaccagaaggaaagcgttctgttgGCGAGGCACCGGCTCTACAcctcaaaaggtctgaagaccaggaaatgGCGAGCGATATCGCCGAGCTGACAGGCATTGCAAgactttgcgaatttgaaggacatttggagcacaagctcaaagactttttcgtacttggcattgtccacgaaagcatacttcgcaagcttttgactgtagagaccccaaccttgagtaaggccatagtgatagcccagccgTTCATTGCCACTTGTGGCAGAACTAAGCGAATcagtcagcacacaagtgctgctacaagtactgtgaacaaagtgatgttgttttcgaatc CTCGATTACTGTTCCCAGGCAATGTCTTTTTGCAGCTGCGAGCTGTTAAAACCCTGGAGAAAGCCTTTTGA